The Arcanobacterium wilhelmae region TCTCGCGGACCTGAGCCTTCGTCATGTTCATTAGATCCTCTTTTCTGTGAAGTTCTTGATCTGGTTACTCCAACGCAACTGCCAGAGTATTTATTCCGGCGTGCATTCCACACACGCAATCGCTATCCCCAGAGCACTTCGAACTGCTTGGTCACGAATTTCGGAGCGAGAGCCAGTGAGCTGCATCCGCACGGCGGAGATGGCTTCTATACCCGAACCTGATTCGTTCTTTACTAAAATTTTACCATTAGCCAAAGTCGGCGACAAGTTGAAATTGAAACGACATGACGGCCAAACACCGATCCACACCGTCCCCGCGGGAAATCCGTCATTGGGCCCAGGACCCGCCACGCCCGTCGTCGCGATCCCGAATTCAGCTCGAAACAAACGTGCCGCTCCAGCAGCCATCTGCTCGGCCACCACGCCGTCGACCGGGCCCGTCAGCGCGAGCCGCTCCTCACTGACCCCCAAAACGCTCACCTTCGTCTCCGTTGCGTACGTCACTGCACCCCCACGGAAAACAACCGAAGCTCCCGGAACGTCCACAATCGCCGAAGCCAGCGCCCCACCCGTCAGCGATTCAGCAACCGCAATCGAGGCAGACCGCTCACGATGACGCTCAACGAGTAGCCGGGCAAGCGCAAGGCGATCCCCCAGCGGAAACCCACACGCCCTCTCCAGCTGCTCGATATTCACAGCGAACGAGCCTCACGAATGTACTCCCACGCGCTGGTCAGAGCGTAGAACAATGCCACCGCAATCAACACATAAGATGCCCACACCATCACCAGGGCCACACTCCCCGGAAGGAAGCTCCCCCACGGAATCAGCAGGCCGGCAATACCAAACGACTGGGCCGCCATCTTGATCTTGCCGGCGTGACCGGCGGCCATCACCTTCTTCTTCACCACCATCATGCGCATCGCCGTGATACCGAGCTCGCGAACGATAAACACGATCGTGACCCACCACCACAGCCAGCCCTGCATCGACAACAGGATCAGCGAGGCAATAATTAACGCCTTATCGGCAATCGAATCAGCGAGTTTTCCGAAGTTCGTGATCAGGCCACGCGAGCGTGCCAAGTGGCCGTCCAGCTTGTCCGTCACAGCCGCCAGCGCGAACACACCCCACGCACACCAGTGCGGGATTCCAAGTCGCAGAGCCACCCACATGAGCACTGGCACGAGGACCAGGCGGAGCACCGTCAGCGCGTTCGCAATATTGACAACAGGAACTTCGTTTTTCTTCGTCACCCTTCAAGAGTAGGCGAAAACTGCCCAACGTGGGCCTTAGGTCGTTAAGATTTTGCGTGATGAAGTACTCCGTTTTGCAAACACTCGTAACAATCGCCACGCTCACAACGCTTGCCGCATGCTCGACTGCCCCTGGCGCACCGGCGTCGGCAGGCCGCTCCGGCACGCCGAGCCAGCCCCCAACATCGCTCACGCGCACCACGCAAACGACACCCCAGCCGTCTCCGTCACATACTCCAAGCCCAGCGGTCACCCCTACGCCCGTGAAACCCGCAGGCAAAGCCTCCACGATGACGATCGTCAACGGAGGCGACATCCTCCTTCACCTCTCCGTCAACGAAGCAGCGAAAACACGCAGCGGATACGACTACACCCCCTACTACACCCCCATTTCGCAGTGGATTAAAGGCGCAGACCTGGCGCTCTGCGCGCTAGAAATCCCGATCGTGCGCAAAGATCAGCAACCCTCCAACTACCCGCAGTTCGGGGCACCGTGGGACCTTGCAAAATCGCTGAAAAACATCGGTTTTGACGGATGCGCGCTCGCAACGAATCACTCGATGGACCGCGGATTTGGTGGAGTTGAATCCACCATTGACGCATTCACCCAGGCTGGCCTCGGCTTCGCCGGAACAGCGACCAGCGAAAAACAGGCGAAAGACATCCAGTTTTACAACTACCGCTCTGGCGGACGCGAGGTGAAGATCGCACACCTGTCTGCCACAACCCTCACGAACGGCATCCCGATTCCGAAGGCGCATCCCTACTCGTGGAATGTTGTAGGTCGGTTAGGCAAACCCGTACAGACGATCATCGACGATGCGAAGCGGGCGCGCGCCCTTGGGGCGGATCTCGTGGTGGTTTCGATGCACTGGGGCACCGAATACGTCTCCGAACCGATCGCAGAACAAAAAGACATCGCCAAGCAACTCGCCGATTCCGGAGGAATTGACCTCGTGCTCGGCAACCACTCACATGTTCCCGAGCCAGTGGCCAAGCTCGACGGCGGTGTGGACGGACGCGGCATGTGGGTGGTGTGGGTCACAAGGCAACCAGATTTCGGGGCAAACTGTGGAATCTCACGGACACCGCGTGACAACGGGTCTCTTGACTACCGCAACGGTTGAGGTACCAGCCGAGGGTCGCGCGCACGTGACCAACCTCGAATGGACCGCCATCACGCAAGACCGCGGCGCTGGAGAGCACCTCTACGTGCTCTCTGATCTCCTCGATGGCAAGGCCCGATCGACGCTGTCCAAAGCCACGCTGAAGGCACGCGCCGACGTCACGTTCCCCGTCATGAAAGGCTCTGGCCCCGAGCGACGCACCCCGCCCACCGCCGTCGCGGGAACGCCCCGCATCGAGCGGGTCCAGTAGCGCTTCAGGCTCGCTCGCCGTCAGTTCCACGACGCCGGTGAGCACAGCGAAGGCCCGCAGCTGAGCCGCGGGCCTTCTTGGCGCTACCGTCCAGTGAGCTGCCAGGCGTCTTCCCCGCCCTCACCGGTGCCGTCGTCTTCGTCGTAATAATTCTTTGCTGCCGCAGCCTGCGCAGCTTGAGCCTGCGCTTCGATTGGATCATCCGCGTAACGCGGATCGACGCCCATGACCACGGTCCGGGGGATCTCCTCCGTTTCCGGATCGTCGTCGGCGTCAAACTCCTCGCTGTCAACTACGGATTCGTCGTAAGCGGTTACTTCGGAAGCCTCGCGCGCTACATTCCCGTCGCCCAGCTCCTCGATATCTACGCTTTCCTCCGCAGGCTCGTCCGGGTGCAGATCCACATCCTCGCCCTTGATCATGGCGAGCACGTCCCCCAGCTGCTCGGGCGTGACGAGTACCTCACGTGCCTTCGAGCCTTCCGACGGGCCAACGATCTCACGCGATTCGAGCAAGTCCATCATGCGACCCGCCTTCGCAAAACCGATGCGGAGCTTGCGCTGAAGCATCGAGGTGGAACCAAACTGGGTGTTCACCACCAGCTCAGCCGCCTGAAGCAGAATCTCGAGATCGTCGCCAATCTCCTCGTCGATCTGCTTCTTTTCCGCCTTCGGGATCACATCCTCACGGTAGACGGCCTGCATCTGAGCCTTGACGTGCTTGACGGTGGCAGCGATCTCGTCCTCATCCACCCAGGCGCCCTGCACACGCATCGGCTTCATCGAGCCCGCCGGAGCAAAGAGGGCATCGCCCATACCGATGAGCTTTTCGGCACCCACGGAATCCAGAATCGTACGCGAATCCGTTGCCGACGACGTCGAGAACGCCAGGCGGGAGGGCACGTTCGCCTTGATCAAACCAGTCACCACGTCCACCGACGGACGCTGGGTGGCGAGCACCAGGTGGATACCGGCCGCACGCGCAAGCTGCGTGATTCGCTGGATCGAGGCTTCCACGTCGCGCGGAGCCACCATCATCAGGTCCGCGAGCTCGTCGACGACCACCAGCAGGTAGGGGTACGGAGTAAGCGTACGTTCGGAGCCCTCGTGCGCCGTGACCTGGCCCGAGCGCACCGCCTTGTTGAAATCGTCGATGTGCTTGTAGCCGTAGGCTGCGAGGTCGTCGTAGCGCTGATCCATTTCCTTCACCACCCATTCGAGGGCATCGGCTGCCTTCTTCGGGTTGGTGATGATCGGCGTGATCAGATGCGGGATGCCTGCGTAAATCGTCAGCTCCACGCGCTTGGGATCCACGAGGATCATGCGCACCTGCTCCGGAGTAGCACGCATCATGATCGAGGTGATCATCGAGTTGATGAAGCTGGACTTACCTGCGCCGGTCGCGCCCGCCACCAGAAGGTGCGGCATCTTGGCAAGGTTCGCCACCACGTACTGGCCGCCGACGTTCTTGCCGACGCCGACTACCAGCGGGTGGGTCTGCTTGCGCGCCACCTGCGAACGCAGGACGTCGCCGAGGAGAACAGTTTCGCGATCCGCGTTCGGGATCTCGATACCGATCGCGCTCTTGCCCGGGATCGGGGAAAGAATACGCACGTCCGAGGACGCCACCGCGTAGGCAATGTTCTTCGACAGAGATTCGATCTTGTCCACTTTCACGCCCGGCCCGAGTTCAACCTCGTATTGGGTGACCGTCGGACCGCGCGAGAAGCCGACCACTTCGGCGTCGATATTGAACTCTGAGAACACGCGGGTCAGCGATTCGACCACGCGGTCGTTCGCCTCTGAACGTTCCAGGTGCGGCGGACCAGCCTTGAGGTCATCGAGGCTCGGGAGCGTATAGGTCACGTTCGAGGCGAGCTCGAGCTGCTCGATACGAGGCGGGATCGGCTCCGAATTCTTCGGGGCTTCGAGCTTGCGCGCGGGCACCTTCGCTGGAGCAGCTTTCTTCCCCGACGACGCAGGCGCGGCGGCCGGGTTCTCTGGCTCGGCTGGCGCTGGTGCGGCTTGCTTCGCCTTCTTCTTCGCGAACGGGTTCGTGAGCTTGTGGGTGAGATCGTCCGGATCGCCTGCCA contains the following coding sequences:
- a CDS encoding CinA family protein, with product MGDRLALARLLVERHRERSASIAVAESLTGGALASAIVDVPGASVVFRGGAVTYATETKVSVLGVSEERLALTGPVDGVVAEQMAAGAARLFRAEFGIATTGVAGPGPNDGFPAGTVWIGVWPSCRFNFNLSPTLANGKILVKNESGSGIEAISAVRMQLTGSRSEIRDQAVRSALGIAIACVECTPE
- the pgsA gene encoding CDP-diacylglycerol--glycerol-3-phosphate 3-phosphatidyltransferase codes for the protein MTKKNEVPVVNIANALTVLRLVLVPVLMWVALRLGIPHWCAWGVFALAAVTDKLDGHLARSRGLITNFGKLADSIADKALIIASLILLSMQGWLWWWVTIVFIVRELGITAMRMMVVKKKVMAAGHAGKIKMAAQSFGIAGLLIPWGSFLPGSVALVMVWASYVLIAVALFYALTSAWEYIREARSL
- a CDS encoding CapA family protein; translated protein: MKYSVLQTLVTIATLTTLAACSTAPGAPASAGRSGTPSQPPTSLTRTTQTTPQPSPSHTPSPAVTPTPVKPAGKASTMTIVNGGDILLHLSVNEAAKTRSGYDYTPYYTPISQWIKGADLALCALEIPIVRKDQQPSNYPQFGAPWDLAKSLKNIGFDGCALATNHSMDRGFGGVESTIDAFTQAGLGFAGTATSEKQAKDIQFYNYRSGGREVKIAHLSATTLTNGIPIPKAHPYSWNVVGRLGKPVQTIIDDAKRARALGADLVVVSMHWGTEYVSEPIAEQKDIAKQLADSGGIDLVLGNHSHVPEPVAKLDGGVDGRGMWVVWVTRQPDFGANCGISRTPRDNGSLDYRNG
- a CDS encoding FtsK/SpoIIIE family DNA translocase, translating into MAAAKKGTTRKPAPNTEGDAREHHDGLAIFLIALAIVVALREWFGLSGILGSVIHHVTAGPVGLLSVFAPFLALVTAVRLLKRSEPGTHRNFVVGLGIFIVALTGMLHVYFQLPDPTKSFTAVEGAGGIIGWMAGSGLAALVSVWGAVPLLILLALYAVLVVTNMSLRDVIDWVISRREARLEAADAEAQHTSSVPFDHPEEVDAPTTSSRLRRKKAQPAPEPTIVAGDPDDLTHKLTNPFAKKKAKQAAPAPAEPENPAAAPASSGKKAAPAKVPARKLEAPKNSEPIPPRIEQLELASNVTYTLPSLDDLKAGPPHLERSEANDRVVESLTRVFSEFNIDAEVVGFSRGPTVTQYEVELGPGVKVDKIESLSKNIAYAVASSDVRILSPIPGKSAIGIEIPNADRETVLLGDVLRSQVARKQTHPLVVGVGKNVGGQYVVANLAKMPHLLVAGATGAGKSSFINSMITSIMMRATPEQVRMILVDPKRVELTIYAGIPHLITPIITNPKKAADALEWVVKEMDQRYDDLAAYGYKHIDDFNKAVRSGQVTAHEGSERTLTPYPYLLVVVDELADLMMVAPRDVEASIQRITQLARAAGIHLVLATQRPSVDVVTGLIKANVPSRLAFSTSSATDSRTILDSVGAEKLIGMGDALFAPAGSMKPMRVQGAWVDEDEIAATVKHVKAQMQAVYREDVIPKAEKKQIDEEIGDDLEILLQAAELVVNTQFGSTSMLQRKLRIGFAKAGRMMDLLESREIVGPSEGSKAREVLVTPEQLGDVLAMIKGEDVDLHPDEPAEESVDIEELGDGNVAREASEVTAYDESVVDSEEFDADDDPETEEIPRTVVMGVDPRYADDPIEAQAQAAQAAAAKNYYDEDDGTGEGGEDAWQLTGR